GATCTCCTCAGCAGCGATGTAATGGACCCAGATTTTGTTCTTCCCCCCTCGGGAGCGCCCCACAGCCTGACCTTTCCCAGGCTTAAACACAAAGGTCTCAAACATGTCATCTCCATATTCATAGTCCTCCTTATCCTCAGACTGCTGAACCCGACGCACGTCAGGACCGGGCACCGTCACAGGCTCTGGGCAGTCCTCTACCTTAAAGACTGCACTCATACCCGCTGGAACAAAAACATACAGAGACACCTTATAGCAACTCACAAGACACCTTATAGATGCAATATAAACACCTTATACCACATTCTCAACCACATAATAATTCATGCTACTCTGGCTCAAATGTACAAATGTACTCTGTTACCTCACACAGGAGTGTCAAATCAAATTRCGAACTTTGAAATTGATCAAAACTTTATTTCACAACTTTGAGAGAACATACTCTTACCGTGGCGGTGTTCTTGAATCTGACAGCTGATGAGGAACTTCCCCTGAGTGCTGGGCTTCATCTCCGCTGTGGTGAACGTCATAGGGGTCATCTCCACGGTAACCTTACGGTGGGCCATCACCTGGAATGACAAGGGTAGAGTTAGGCTCACACTGAAATGCTGCTGAACTGGTTACACATTCTCACAAACTACTTCTTTTTTATTTCAccgggcaagtcagttaagaacaaattcttattttacaataacggcctacaggggaacagtgggttaactgccttgttcaggggcagaaggacagatatttaccttgtcagctcggggattcaaactagcaacctttcagttactggcccaacactctaaccactaacctacctgccacccctacctgCCGACTTATAACAACTGAACTGGCAAAATTATCAAATGAAAATCTTGGTTGATTGTCACATATGACCATTAGTTATGATTTGTTGACAACTTTAAGTAAACCCTGATTTGAACTTGAATTATCTGATGTACCTGCAGAGTGTGATCCTGGAGCTGTATGGAGTGGATCCCTGGAGACGTTTCCATTCCAATGAGATGCCAGAACACATGATCTCGTCCCTGGCACATCGTCAGACCTACACACATACCAAACATCCAACccacacaaaaacatattttggagTCTTCTACTACAACATACTTGACAACAGGACTCTGAACTGTTGACTCTATACAGTAACATGCTAAACTAGCTCCTGACCTGGTAAAGTTGAGTTGACGTATCCATTGATAGTATGATACTGTTTTCTTGCACTGGCCTTCTTAAATCTTTCCCGGAAACTCCCCACCTCTCCGTACCAGCTCTTACTCTCATCGAAAACAGCAAAGAGCAGAATAAACTCTCTGCTTTTCCGAACTCCATTATCTGTAAATGCAGCTGGGAGAACCCAAGGGAAGCAGATAATACAGGTAACACATTAGTCGATTTCTCTGAATATCACAAGGTACATTCGGTGAACTTACGCATTTAGTGAATTGAGGCATTTGGTGAAATTACTCATGTGGTGAAATTACTTGTTTGGTCCATTGCTCATTTGTTTAATAATCAGGCGATGTGGCAGTCTGGGTATTAAGCTTCATCATGTGCAGTAAACTATTGACATTCCATACTTAGTACGGCGTTTATGTGATTCAGACCTCCTTCTATTCACAAAACCTTTCCATTAGGTAGGACATGATCACTGTATGACTGAGAGCGGAGCACATTATAAGTCCCAGTCAGCTATGAGTCCAGCAGCCATTTTCATGTCCTCCTTTACCAAGCAAATATGTGTCACAGTGGGTCTGACTGTACTGTAAGGGGAGTGTGATACGTAGAGAGAAAGTTGTGGAGGGTGTGTGGGAGTAACATAGCAGGAATAAAGTTCTGGAGTATCTGACTGTAAGTGGGAGTAACATAGCGGGAATAAAGTTCTGGAGTATCTGACTGTAAGGTAAGTGGGAGTAACATAGCGGGAATAAAGTTCTGGAGTATCTGACTGTAAGGTAAGTGGGAGTAACATAGCAGGAATAAAGTTCTGGAGTATCTGACTGTAAGGTAAGTGGGAGTAACATAGCAGGAATAAAGTTCTGAGTACTCTGTACTGTAAGGTGAGGATGCGGAGTAACTATAGCAGGAAAGAAGTTCTGGAGTATCTGACTGTAAGGTAAGTGGAGTAACATAGCAGGAATAAAGTCTCTGGAGTATCTGACTGTAAGGTAATGTGGAGTAAACAGGCAGGAATAAAGTTCTGGAGTATCTGACGTGTAAGGTGAGTGGGAGTAACATAGCGCGGAATAAAGTTCTGGAGTATCTGACTGTAAGGTATGTAGGAGTAACATAGCAGGAATAAAGTTCTGGAGTATCTGACTGTAAGGTGAGTGGGGAGTACAATAGCAGAATAAAGTTCTGGAGTATCTGACTGTAAGGTGAGTGGAAGTAACATAGCAGGAATAAAGTTCTGGAGTACTGACTGCAAGGTGAGTGGGAGCTACATAGCGGAATAAAGTTCTGGAGTATCTGACTGTAAGGTATGTGGGAGTAACATAGCAGGAATAAAGTTCTGGAGTATCTGACTGTAAGGTGAGTGGGAGTAACATAGCAGGAATAAAGTTCTGGAGTATCTGACTGTAAGGTATGTGGGAGTAACATAGCAGGAATAAAGTTCCGGATATCTGACTGTAAGGTGAGTGGGAGTAACATAGCAAGAATAAAGTTCTCTGTGAGTTCTGACTGTAAGGTATGTGGGAGTAACATAGCAGGAATAAAGTTCTGGAGTATCTGACTGTAAGGTGAGTGGGAGTAACATAGCAGGAATAAAGTTCTGGAGTATCTGACTGTAAGGTATGTGGGAGTAACATAGCAGGAATAAAGTTCTGGAGTATCTGACTGTAAGGTGAGTGGGAGTAACATGCAGGAATAAAGTTCTGGAGTATCTGACTGTAAGGTATGTGGGAGTAACATAGCAGGAATAAAGTTCTGGAGTATCTGACTGTAAGGTGACGTGGGAGTAACATAGCAGGAATAAAGTTGTGTCTCTAACTTGATTTGCAGATGAGCAGAGCCCCGATGAGCCCAGAGTTGAAGTCCTGTACAGTGTCCACCTGGGAGGAGTAGGAGTAGGTGAGGCATTCTGGGTCTCCACAGTCGGACCGTCTTTAGGTTGATGTCCCAGACGTACTTGTAGTATCCTCCTGAGCAACCGCATCATCCTCCTTCTCCTGGCTAGACGGGCGTCATCGTATCCGGCccctagagagaagagagatatatGCTAGGAATATACGCATGTACACTAAGAGACTGACATAgcagacaccaccacacacacaccacacacacacacacacacacacacacacacacacacacacacacacacacacaccaacacacacacaacacacacacccacacacacacacacacacacacacttgttcacGTAATTCAAGACAGTAAATAGTGGTAAGCCCTTTATTGGATTCAGTCTACTTTATAACACCAGTGCTAGATGTGACAGTGGCTTACAGTTACGGTAAGTTAGTAGTAGACATGCAGATTTAGTGTTTACGGTAAGTTGCTAAGTTCGTACGGTAGAGATAAAGACATTACCCTCAGACTGTTTCCAGTAGTAAGTTCGTAGTAGAGATAAAGACATTACCTCAGACTGTTTCCAGTAGTAAGTTCGTAGGTAGACATAAAGACATTACCCTCAGACTGTTTCCAGTAGTAAGTTCGTAGGTAACATAAAGACATTACCCTCAGACTGTTTCCAGTAGTAAGTTCGTAGGTAGACATATAAGACATTACCCTCAGACTGTTTCCAGTAGTAAGTTAGTAGGTAGACATAAAGACATTACCCTCAGACTGTTTCAGTAGTAAGTTAGTAGGTAGCATAAAGACATTACCCTCAGACTGTTTCCAGTAGTAAGTTCGTAGGTAGACATAAAGACATTACCCTCAGACTGTTTCCAGTAGTAAGTTAGTAGGTAGACATATAGACATTACCCCCAGACTGTTTCCAGTAGTAAGTTTGTTGTAAACATAAAGACATTACCCTCAGACTGTTTCCAGTAGTAAGTTCGTAGGTAGACATAAAGACATTACCCTCAGACTGTTTAGTAAGTTTGTTGGTAAACATAAAGACATTACCCTCAGACTGTTTCCAGTAGTAAGTTAGTAGTAGACATAAAGACATTACCCTCAGACTGTTTCCAGTAGTAGTTTGTTGTAAACATAAAGACATTACCCTCAGACTGTTTCCAGTAGGAAGTTAGTAGGTAGACATAAAGACATTACCCTCAGACTGTTTCCAGTAGTAAGTTCGTAGGTAGACATATATTGACATTACCCTCAGACTGTTTCCAGTAGCTGACCCCCACAGGGCTGATACTGTAGGGCTGGGACGCCAGGTTCTTAAAGTGCACCACCACCCTGTCACTGACCTGGGCATGGATCACCGGACCCTGGATACCTGCAACACAAAACACTCTgtttagctctctctctgtgtgagcgtgtgtgtggtaGCGTATAATTCCAAAGATGTACTTAAAGTAATTAATAATTAATGAATGAAGTTAGTACAAATACCTGCCCATGTTGGTGTAGGCTTGGGGACTGAATATGTGGAATCAGTGTATTCTCTATAAACAGCTTTTATGTATTTCTGAGGGGGATCCTTGGTCCTCCTCCTACAAATTCATAATCAACATGGATATTTAAAAAAAGGCTTAAAAATCAATGATTAAAACATGAAAACAATTCAAATGGGCTACATGGTGATATACATTTGAAACTTTTAGTTGAATAGAAAAGCCTACAACAAAATTGAcgcaaaaattaaaaaaaataataattgggaTAGATATTAGGTTATGACTTGAGAGAACTTCACCTTTGTTCTGATGCGGGGTCAGCGCTGCCCCAGTAGAGATAGTCCCAACCGATCTCAACCGCGGCGATATAGAACTCTCTCGTGGCAGGTACGGCCAGGGTCTCCTCCACCCCGCTGAGGACGCAGAGGAGTGATATCAACAGTGTTCTCATCGCAAGGCACGCGCACCTGTCTGACTGAACGTCAATTCACTGGTGGTCGAGAAGTCAGATACCCTGACCGGACCGTAGCAGGCAACTTACTACCGTTATTTTCCGATAGGGGGGGTATTTAAAGGGAAAGTTCCAAACCAGAGAGATAGTCACAggtagagaaagacagagtgtgTATAAAtgtgagggggagtgagagagataaagggagagagtgtgtgtatgtgtgggatcTGTACAGTGGCGAccagtcattcagggcaggtggggcagagccccacattttttgcaaaaataaaaaataaaaataatgaaacattttttgggggggttgcctgtttttgcatgttattttggcattaatacgtgtcacatatcagtttgcaaacaatgtaatatatatatatatatatcattgagttaataaagccgcatacaaacatagtctcttttttgttttcttgagtaaggcagctccaaaattcaggtgtttcagcctagctcagtgctttctgtggtggtggggcaagccagcagaaaatatggagcattgcgccttgattggctcagtgttctgtcactcatggggacactacgtcaccgccaagtctaagggtagatctagaaaattcaagcctgttgggtgctgccatataggtcattggccacagataaaattatgtcaaatcatgttatatcttggacatcatactttcaaaatattagctagcagacatcatcatgaatcaagtcgacaatcgattggcaaatcctttttaatccttatcgtatgaagagaaattatagataaaacgcaTCAATGCTCATCGGCcaatggacataaacattacacaagttggaaatcgcaaattcagtggtttggaaggaatcagtggctaactgcaagcattccAAAGCAATCATTATCATGCTATTCattggagtggctgtgtggtctcaagtctaagattaaggttctcttttccaagttccaaattcaagtgagcacagcacaacaaggcgagtccaaaaatgtaatgtatgctgctgcataaaggaTGTAATAtggcagggagatatgtatactgtagctaagaaagtaatactaagtgtatgttgtgcagtgaactgttagtagcccatgtgcctcactctaataatttggtctagcttcacctcttaatttcacctactgttctgacttggtggtgcacatgtagcctttaacctgtttttgagaaatgtaatcatcgaatattgtaacagtttcattgtctgcttatatgccccctttatttatcctacggttctgacttggtgtacagggagaacactgtaagaacggcccatgttctgaattctgccgCTGTACAtatcaaaagtgctgaacaaatagttatgacTACGTCCGtactagctcgctcattaatgttttaatctaaattatggattgcctcttatccgcgtgtcgtccccttatgccatagcttgtacatctcaattgtcagtagaaaccatatttgtttaagcaagtaagccatatcagctgtttttttaaaaggcagtaaataacTTAAGGCCAAAATATGACCCACCTCAACATAAGTGTGATCACACATTCAAGCCACACCTAATTCCACAAGTTTTCAACACAACATATtttattccccaggtcgttgctgcaaatgagaacgtgttctcagtcaacttacctggtaaaataacggataaataaaaataaaaaataaatgaggctgaatgaactgcttCGTTTGCCAGACAagacagtggtaaggtgttgggactgctgttgggattctgctgttagggcctacataaagatgtcctaacagtttgtgggcctCATCTGTCACCATTATagtacaattaatgtattgtttagtggcattcctggcatgcatcccactttgtTTACTTTGCCCCAACAAGATTTACattctaaaatcgccactggtgaGTTGGAAATGGAGAAGTTAAACATGTCTATTTCAGAGCTCCTCACAGTAAAAGAGTAAAAATGATGGCCACTCTGCCTCCCTGTGGTCAATATTGTCTACTGCAGAATTTGATGAACTTTTGTTAGCTACTTTTCATTGGTTGAATTCAAACACACTTGACAACTTGCTTCAGACAAGAGGGGTAAGGTGTTTAGAACAAAAATGTTGCATGTTCCACTCAAGTCAGACAAAAGATCACAAAATTCTGATATCTGGttgattttctttaaaaagaTATACAAGCAAACAAACGGTAAAACATTGTAACGACAGGGTTGGTTAAGTTCAGGCTTACAGTATTTTGAATTTCTCATggcacattttcagatattaaaatgacaaaacaatTTCACATATTAAAAACAATAGCAATGATGAAAAACAAACAGTAATATGCTTCTCAGCTTCTCTCACACAAGCCATGGTCTCTGAATGACACAAGGATAATTGAAGCAGAGACGGCTGGTTACCAATATGGATCCTTCCCATATGGTGAAGGTAAAACTTACAGCACAGCAAGCTGATCGGAGTACAGTATTACAACTTTTCAAAAACATCTCACACTCAGTGAGTACAGTATAACACATCTGAATTGTGGCAGAGTCAATTGGAGATAAAGTATTTACAATGTGACAGTCAGTCGTGATAATGCAATGGGAGTCAGTAGGGCTATTGGAGGGTCATCCGTTACAATGTAAAACAGTGTGTGGATAATGTGTTGTGGACATTGCACTAGAGACAGGGGTTCCAGGTTGGTATGAGCAAAGAAACATGTTACCTACAGTACAGTCGTgtccaaatgttttgagaatgacaaatattaattcacaaagtctgctgcctctgtgtctttagatatttttgtcagatgttactatggaatactgaagtataattacaagcatttcataagtgtcaaaggcttttattgacaattacatgaatttgatgcaaagagtcgatatttgcagtgttgaccctttttcaagacctctgcaatctaccctggcatgctgtcaattaacttctgggccacatcctgactgatggcagtccattcttgcataatcaatgcttggagttagtcagattttgtgggtttttgtttgtccacccacctcttgaggattgaccacaagttctcaatgggattaaggtctggggagtttcctggccatggacccaaaatatcgatgttttgttccccgagccacttagttatcacttttgccttatggcaaggtgttccatcatgctggaaaaggcattgttcgtcaccaaactgttcctggatggttgggagaagttgctctcggaggatgtgttggtaccattctttatttcatggctgtgttcttaggcaaaattgtgagtgagcccactcccttggctgagaagcaacccgacacatgaatggtctcaggatgctttactgttggcatgacacaggacttatggtagcgctcacctcgtcttctctggacaagcttttttctggataccccaaacaatcggaaaggggattcatcagagaaaatgactttaccccagtcctcagtagtccaatccctgtaccttttgcagaaaatCAGTCTgctcctgatgtttttcctggaaagaagtggcttctttgctgcccttcttgacaccaggccatcctccaaaagtctttgcctcactgtgcgtgcagatgcactcacacctgcctgctgccattcctgaacaagtctctgtactggtggtcccgatcccgcagctgaatcaactttaggagacggtcctgacgcttgctggactttcttgggtgccctgaagccttcttcacaacaattgaaccgttcTCCTTGAAGTTTTTGATGATCAGATAAATGGTTGATagatgcaatcttactggcagcaatatccttgcctgtgaagccctttttgtgcaaagaaatgatgacggcacgtgttccttgcaggtaaccatggttggcagaggaagaacaatgacaaGCAcccccctccttttgaagcttccagtctgttattcgaactcaatcagcatgacagagtgatctccagccttgtcctcgtcaacaactcacacctgtgttaacgagataatcactgacatgatgtcagctggaccttttgtggcagggctgaaatgcagtggaaatgtttttgggggattcagttcatttgcatgtcaaagagggactttgcaattcatctgatcaatcTTCATAACatttctggagtatatgcaacaatgccatcatacaaactgaggcagcagactttgtgaaaataaatatttgtgtcattctcaaaacttttggccatgactgtagacTGATGAGAGTGAGTTCTAGAGTGCAGAGTGTGAGTTTCTAGCGGTCAGAGAGTGAGTTTCTGGAGCGGTCAGAGAGTGAGTTTCTCGGTAGGAGCGAGGTCTGACGCAGAGAGCGAGTTTCTGGAGCGGTCAGAGAGCGAGTTTCTGGAGCGGTCAGAGAGCGAGTTTCTGGAGCGGTCAGAGAGCGAGTTTCTGGAGCGGTCAGAAGCGAGTTTCTGGAGCGGTCAGAGAGCGAGTTTCTGGAGCGGTCAGAGAGCGAGTTTCTGGAGCGGTCAGAGAGTGAGTTTCCTAGCGGTCAGAGAGTGAGTGTCTCTAGCGGTCAGAGAGTGAGTGTCTCTAGCGGTCAGAGAGTGAGTGTCTCTAGTGGTCAGATAGTGAGTTTCTGGAGCGGTCAGAGAGTGAGTTTCTCTAGCGGTCAGAGAGTGAGTTTCTAGCGGTCAGAGATTGGGTTCTAGAGCACTGAGAGTGGGTTCTAGAGCACTGAGAGTGGGTTCTAGAGTGGAGACAGTGAGTTGGCGTCTATGATCTGCTGCAGGATGCTGTCT
The window above is part of the Salvelinus sp. IW2-2015 unplaced genomic scaffold, ASM291031v2 Un_scaffold1371, whole genome shotgun sequence genome. Proteins encoded here:
- the LOC112070575 gene encoding coagulation factor VIII-like produces the protein MCQGRDHVFWHLIGMETSPGIHSIQLQDHTLQVMAHRKVTVEMTPMTFTTAEMKPSTQGKFLISCQIQEHRHAGMSAVFKVEDCPEPVTVPGPDVRRVQQSEDKEDYEYGDDMFETFVFKPGKGQAVGRSRGGKNKIWVHYIAAEEIIWDYAPHLSQGDR